ACCGAGGGGAGCAAGGGGACGAAGATCTTCTCCCTGGTGGGCAAGATCACCAATACCGGCCTCGTTGAAGTTCCCATGGGCGTGACCCTTAAGGACATCATCCAGAACATCGGCGGCGGTATTCCCGGCGGCAAGAAGTTCAAGGCCGTGCAGACCGGCGGTCCTTCCGGCGGCTGCATCCCCGAGGCTCAGCTGGATCTGGTGGTCGACTTCGATCAGCTCACGAAAGCGGGCTCGATGATGGGCTCCGGCGGTATGATCGTCATGGATGAAGATACTTGCATGGTGGATATTGCCCGGTACTTCATCGACTTCCTCAAGGATGAATCCTGCGGCAAATGTACCCCGTGCCGGGAGGGGATCAGGCAGATGCTCAAGGTCCTGACCAACATTACCACCGGCAAGGGTAAGGAAGGGGACATCGAGCTCTTGGAGGAACTGGCAGAGTCCACGGGTGCAGCTCTGTGCGCACTGGGCAAAAGCGCCCCCAACCCGGTCTTGAGCACCATCCGCTATTTCCGGGAAGAGTACGAGGCACATATCCGGCACAAGAAGTGCCCTGCACTTTCATGCAAGGAACTGATCGCCTTTCATATCCAGCCGGACAAGTGCAAGGCCTGCGGCACCTGTTTCAAGCAGTGCCCCGCCGAGGCCATCGAGGGGGGCAAGAAGCGGATTCACATTATCGACCAGGATAAGTGTACCAAGTGCGGAACCTGTCTTGACGTCTGCCCGAAACAATTCGGTGCGGTGCGAAAAATTTCCGGGGAACCGGTTCCGGCCCCAGTCCCTGAAGAAAAAAGAGCCCTGTGAGAGAAAACTATGAGCGAAATCCACTTGCAGATCGATGGAAAAGAAGTTGTCGCCAGTGAAGGAATGACAATTCTGGAGGCGGCGAAGACGGTGGGCATCTCCATCCCTACCCTTTGCCACTCTGAAAAGCTGGAGCCTTACGGCGGATGCCGGATTTGTACCGTGGAAGTTGAAGTCCGCGGCTGGCCGAAGTTGGTCGCCGGCTGCATCTATCCGGTTGAGAAGGACCTGGTGGTAAGGACCAAGTCGGAGAAGGTGAACAAAATCCGCAAGGTGCTGATAGAAGAGATGCTGGCCCACGCTCCCGACGCCGAAGTATTGAAAGAGCTGGCCACGGAGTACGGAGCGGACAAGGATCGCTTCGAAAAACATCCCTCCTTCTGTATTCACTGTGGCCTGTGTGTCAGGTACTGCGCCGAGATCAAGAAAAAGAACGCTGTCGGCTTCGTCGACCGGGGTTCCAACCGGGAGATCAGCTTCATTCCCGAGATTGCAGCCAAGGAATGCTGGGACTGCAAGGAGTGTTTCCCCCTCTGCCCCACCTCTGCTCTGCAGGCGGCGTACGTGCTGGCCGAGTCGCTGATGACTCCGCCGGAGAGTGCAAGTGGATGTGGCTGCTCCTGCAGTAGCGGGAAAAAGGGATAGCCGGACCCGCTGAACCCTTGCAGTTGACCGGCAATATATTGGTCAGGCCTTGAGAGGAGCCGAATCGTCCGGTCTTCTTTCAAGGCCTTTTTTTGTGTTCTTCAGGCTTTACCGGGGAAGGCCGTCGTGGCGTCGGGAGTGAGCGACGAGCTACAGCGGCGAGCGGACGCCCGCCCCATGTTGAGCGGAGTTGATTCGTCACTTCAAGCATCAAGCGTCATGGTATGGGTGGCACTGCAAGGGCCGCAGCTGTGGCGACGGAGCGAACGGACGATGTCGCGACGGCCTTTTCCTGGAACTCCCGGATGAATCTTTTTTAGCCCCTGCTCACTGGCGTTCGCTTCCCCCGTATGGAATTGAGGAGATTAAGGGGGTGGACTTACCCTCCCGCGGTCGGGCTCTGCCTCCGTGAGCGGCTCTGCTTCCCTCATGGAGACCTTGGACTGGGCCGCCAGCCACTGATAGAGCAGGGTTCCTTGCGCTTTCCTGGTGATCTCTTCTTTTTCCAGTGGACGGATTTCCCTGGCGGGCATTCCCCCGATCAGCATGTTCGCCCCGGTCGTCATGCCCGACTTGACGAAAGCCATGGCGGCAACGAAGGAATTCTCACCAATGACTGCGTGGTCCATCACGACGGCGTTCATGCCGATCAGCGCATTCCTGCCGATGGTGCAGCCGTGCAGTATGGCCCCGTGGCCCACATGGCCGTTTTCCCCGACGATGACATCCACCTCCGGAAATGAATGAATGACACAGGTGTCCTGAATGTTCGCTCCGGCGCTGATGACGATACGGCCCAGATCGCCCCGCAGGCATGCGCATGCCCCGATGTAGCTGTTCGGCCCGATGATCACGTCGCCGATGATGACCGCATCGGGATGGACGAAAGAGGTCGGGTCGATAACCGGGATCACTCCACCCATTTCATATACTTTTGCCATGGTTATTATCCTCCGAAAAGCCATTAACCCCATTCCTCCTGTGCGAAGAAATGGGGCTGTTTAGGGGTTACTTGAGATGTAATCGTTACCCAATTCGCAACGAGGGATTTTTCGTCCTGGCAAGGAAATCGAGGGCTTGCGCGGAGGCGTACATCGGTACGCCGCACAAGCAAGCCTGAAGATTGACACCGCCAGGGCGGAAAAGCACCGTTGCCTAAGCTAAGGGCTGCAGCATCTCCTCGGCGGTGCCTATGACATACTTGGACATGTCCAGGGGCTTAGGGTTGCGGGGGTCGCTCCAGTCGTAGAATCCCTTGCCGCTGCTGGCACCGTACTCTCCGTTCTTCACCATCCGCATAAGCGTCAGGGGCGGATACATGCGGGGATCGTTGGACGCCTGATACATTTGCAGGGCCACCCGCAGCATGGTGGGGGCCGTGACGAAATCGTGCAGCTTGAAGGTCCCCTGGGGGTGCCCCAGACTGGTGTACAAGCCGGTATCCCCGTCCTCCACCGTAATCTTTCCCTGCTCCAGCAAGCGCACTGCATCCAGCATTTGGGGCACGAGCAGACGATTGACCCAGAACCCCGGAATGTTCGGCGCCAGGAATGGTGCCTTTTTCATGTTCAGCAGGGTCTGGCGGGTGAATTCAATGGTCTCGCTGCTGGTCTTGGCTCCCGGTACCACCTCGACCCCCGGCATCAGGGGCACAGGATTCATGCCGTGGGTGACGATGGAGCGATCCGGCCGGCCGCCGGCCTGGGCCATGGGGTCGATGTCGAGGCTGCTGCTGTTGGACCAGAACACCACCGATGGTGGAAGCTGGGGCAGGTAGTCGGCAAGCACTGAACATTTCAGCTTCAGATCTTCGAAGATCACCTCCAGAAATACGTCGCAACCCTTGGCTGCATCGATAAACGCTCCCTTTTCGTTGTGGACGCGTATCTTTCCCATGGCATTCGAGACAAAATTCGGGTCGTCGTGCTTGAACTTCTTGGCAGCTGTGGCAGCAAGCTTCTCACAGCCGGCGACCGTCCCGGCCAGTGTCTGTGGGCTGGCGTCGTGACAATGTACTTCATGTCCGCTCATGGCGCATTGGGTAATCCAGCCGCGTCCCATAATTCCCGTACCCAGAATGGCAAATTTCATAATCTTCCTCCTCCAGTGGATTTACAAATCGGCAACCTGATTGGAACATAGTGTGCCGCATCTAAATCGGTAATTAAGCACCATAATACATATTTTGTGCCAATATGGCCATCTGCCAGATGACGAAAGGCTGCAATCTTGTAACATGCAGGAATCAGAAGGTTATTTTGATGGCTGGGGGCGGGTTGGACGCTGGGGGAGAGGCAATCGGAAGGGCAACCAGAGGCGCTCATGTGAAACAAGTTTGCCTGCTGAAGGAAGATAAGGGGTAATCTGCAGCGTTTTCTTTCACTTTGTCCGTGGGGATGGAAAGATATTTTCACATCAGCTGTTTTTTCCCAGCCCATAGGTTCTTATCTTTGCGCGCAGGGTCGGACGGGAGATCTGCAGGGCCTGACAGGTTTTACCCAGACTCCATTCGTAGGATTCCAGGGCGAACAGGATATGGTCACGCTCGGCATCGGCCAGGCTCTTTACCGAGCGTTCAGTGGCCGGCTGGTAGCGGTCTCCGTCGAGAGCCGCTGCCAATTCTTCCTCGGACAACACCGTCGATTTGGTCATCAGGGCGGCACGCGTCAGGCTGTTTTCCAGCTCACGCACATTGCCCGGCCAATCACGCTTCATCAGCTCGCCGATCGCCCCCTCCGACAACATCCTGGGACGCAGGGCGGTGCGTGCGGCAATTTTTTCCAGGAGAAACCGGGCCAGGTCGGGAATATCGGAACGCCTGTCCCGCAGGGGGGGCATATGAATAGTAACGACCTTGAGCCGGAAGTAGAGGTCCTCGCGGAATGTTCCTTCGGCGACCATGGCCAGCAAGTCGCGATTGGTGGCGGCGATGATCCTGGCGTTGGACTGGATGGGTGCTACTCCCCCCACGCGCACGAATTGCCCCTCCTGCAGGAAGCGTAGCAGACGGCTCTGCAGGTGCAGTGGCAGTTCACCGATCTCGTCGAAAAACACCGTCCCGTCGCCGGTCAGTTCGATACGCCCGGCGCGGGTCCGGTCGGCCCCGGTGAATGCCCCTTTTTCGTAACCGAACAACTCGCTTTCCACCAGTGACGGCGCAAGGGTGGAGCAGTCCATGACGGTAAAGGGTTTGTTGTTCCACGGGCTGTTGCGGTGGATCGCCTGGGCGACCATGTCCTTGCCGGTGCCGCTCTCACCCTGCACCAGCATCGTAACCCGCGCCCCGGAAGCCAGGGCGATCTTCTTGAATACTTCCTTCATCGCCTTGCTTTTGCCGATCAGGTGCAGCGTGTCCAACCCCCCCAGCGGCTGGTTTGCCGACTCATCGTCAGCTGCCACCGGAGCGGCAGACATCATCGCACGCAGTCGCTTGAGGACGCTATCCATCTCGTCGATGTCAATGGGCTTGTGCAGGTAGTCGAATGCACCCGCCTTGATGGCCTTGATGGTACTCTCCATATCCTGGTGGGCGGTGATCATGATCACTTCGGCATTGGGCACCCGTGAGCGGAGTTCCTTCAGGACCTCCAGACCGTCCATGTCGGGCAGCCTGATGTCCAGAACCACCAGATCGGGTTGTACCCTCCTGGCCAGTGAAATCCCTTTTTTCCCATCGGGAGCGGTATGGACTTTCCATGACCGCAACTGGAAGAAGACCTCCATGGATTGGAGGATGGAGGGCTGATCGTCGATAACGAGAACAATATATGCCATGGTCACTGCTCCTGGGGCAACCGCAGGCAGACCCGGAGTCCCCGCG
This region of Geotalea daltonii FRC-32 genomic DNA includes:
- a CDS encoding acyltransferase — its product is MAKVYEMGGVIPVIDPTSFVHPDAVIIGDVIIGPNSYIGACACLRGDLGRIVISAGANIQDTCVIHSFPEVDVIVGENGHVGHGAILHGCTIGRNALIGMNAVVMDHAVIGENSFVAAMAFVKSGMTTGANMLIGGMPAREIRPLEKEEITRKAQGTLLYQWLAAQSKVSMREAEPLTEAEPDRGRVSPPP
- a CDS encoding 3-hydroxyacyl-CoA dehydrogenase family protein, whose translation is MKFAILGTGIMGRGWITQCAMSGHEVHCHDASPQTLAGTVAGCEKLAATAAKKFKHDDPNFVSNAMGKIRVHNEKGAFIDAAKGCDVFLEVIFEDLKLKCSVLADYLPQLPPSVVFWSNSSSLDIDPMAQAGGRPDRSIVTHGMNPVPLMPGVEVVPGAKTSSETIEFTRQTLLNMKKAPFLAPNIPGFWVNRLLVPQMLDAVRLLEQGKITVEDGDTGLYTSLGHPQGTFKLHDFVTAPTMLRVALQMYQASNDPRMYPPLTLMRMVKNGEYGASSGKGFYDWSDPRNPKPLDMSKYVIGTAEEMLQPLA
- a CDS encoding 2Fe-2S iron-sulfur cluster-binding protein, which encodes MSEIHLQIDGKEVVASEGMTILEAAKTVGISIPTLCHSEKLEPYGGCRICTVEVEVRGWPKLVAGCIYPVEKDLVVRTKSEKVNKIRKVLIEEMLAHAPDAEVLKELATEYGADKDRFEKHPSFCIHCGLCVRYCAEIKKKNAVGFVDRGSNREISFIPEIAAKECWDCKECFPLCPTSALQAAYVLAESLMTPPESASGCGCSCSSGKKG
- a CDS encoding sigma-54-dependent transcriptional regulator; its protein translation is MAYIVLVIDDQPSILQSMEVFFQLRSWKVHTAPDGKKGISLARRVQPDLVVLDIRLPDMDGLEVLKELRSRVPNAEVIMITAHQDMESTIKAIKAGAFDYLHKPIDIDEMDSVLKRLRAMMSAAPVAADDESANQPLGGLDTLHLIGKSKAMKEVFKKIALASGARVTMLVQGESGTGKDMVAQAIHRNSPWNNKPFTVMDCSTLAPSLVESELFGYEKGAFTGADRTRAGRIELTGDGTVFFDEIGELPLHLQSRLLRFLQEGQFVRVGGVAPIQSNARIIAATNRDLLAMVAEGTFREDLYFRLKVVTIHMPPLRDRRSDIPDLARFLLEKIAARTALRPRMLSEGAIGELMKRDWPGNVRELENSLTRAALMTKSTVLSEEELAAALDGDRYQPATERSVKSLADAERDHILFALESYEWSLGKTCQALQISRPTLRAKIRTYGLGKNS